A DNA window from Chiroxiphia lanceolata isolate bChiLan1 chromosome 6, bChiLan1.pri, whole genome shotgun sequence contains the following coding sequences:
- the SPTY2D1 gene encoding protein SPT2 homolog, which produces MDFRNILVMASEQQGLNAVPKRYSLAVGPPKKVPKVKGVESAAVQAFLRRQEEEKRKKALEERRKKEQLLARRIELKHDRKARAMASRTKDNFYGYNGIPVEEKPKKRRMSENVAQTPEAEYATEDETEQLEYSQTESEHEQEEYEEKPSKVAVKPKAPPKSAPPPLNFTELLRLAEKKQYEPVEIKPVKKVEERPRTAEELREREYLGRKNKRVEMHKKNEKEIKTTGISSSSKKMSSQKTSVNAKLNKSSVDKHSTSKPNVSLSMGGIDKKSKAPALTEKHSRSSSSSRFDHMEKNPQNGSLKSSTGSSHSKLPVNGIRKSGSSSHVPPSKPMANGAQRLPSAKESSLKKPAHAKPGNTAALQHGVNSNAKRSGSSLGKGGPGHPGGGSGAGPGRSSSNSGMGPGRPGSGLSSGPGRLGSGSATGPGRPGSSSSTGPGQLEGGSGVGPGRPTGSSSTGPGRPGSSSGMGLKRPGSSLGTGPGRPGSSTNAGPGRPGGSLGTGPGRPGISPSTGAKRPGSSLGAGPGRPGISTSAGPGRPGSGSGATVKPKCTVVSETISSKNLVTRPSNGQMNGMRPFQGHRPVLHPQGLGRPPISYKRQIEDDDDDDEYDSEMDDFIEEEGEPQEEISKHIREIFGYDRKRYKDESDYALRYMESSWREQQKEEARSLRLGVQEDLEELRREEEELKRKRQSKKLRTR; this is translated from the exons aaaaggTACAGTTTGGCCGTTGGTCCTCCCAAAAAAGTTCCAAAAGTCAAGGGTGTAGAGTCTGCAGCAGTGCAAGCATTTCTCAGACggcaagaagaagaaaaaagaaaaaaag cactggaagaaagaagaaagaaagagcaacTCTTGGCAAGGCGTATTGAACTGAAACATGACAGAAAGGCAAGAGCTATGGCCTCACGAACAAAGGATAATTTTTATGGCTATAATGGTATTCCTGTTGAAGAGAAGCCTAAAAAGAGGAGGATGAGTGAGAATGTTGCTCAGACCCCAGAGGCTGAGTATGCTACAGAAGATGAAACTGAGCAACTTGAGTACAGTCAGACTGAATCTGAACATGAGCAAGAAGAATATGAAGAGAAACCATCCAAAGTTGCAGTGAAACCAAAGGCACCTCCCAAAAGTGCACCACCACCTCTGAACTTTACAGAGCTCTTGAGGcttgctgaaaagaaacaatatgAACCAGTGGAAATAAAACCAGTGAAAAAGGTAGAAGAGAGACCCAGAACAGCAGAAGAATTGAGAGAGAGGGAGTATTTGGGACGCAAAAACAAAAGAGTAGAAATGcataagaaaaatgagaaggagATTAAGACTACAGGGATATCCAGCTCTTcaaaaaaaatgtcttctcaAAAAACATCTGTAAATGCAAAACTTAATAAAAGCTCAGTAGATAAACATTCCACATCAAAACCCAATGTGTCGCTTTCTATGGGTGGTATTGATAAGAAATCCAAAGCACCAGCATTGACTGAAAAACACTCACGGTCATCATCTTCCTCCAGATTTGatcatatggaaaaaaacccacaaaatggCTCCTTAAAAAGCTCTACTGGTAGCAGTCATAGTAAATTACCTGTCAATGGTATTAGGAAGTCTGGCTCAAGTTCTCACGTGCCACCCTCAAAACCCATGGCCAATGGGGCTCAAAGGCTGCCATCTGCTAAAGAATCCAGCCTGAAAAAGCCTGCCCATGCAAAACCAGGAAATACTGCTGCCCTTCAGCATGGAGTCAACTCCAATGCAAAACGATCAGGCAGCAGCTTAGGAAAAGGAGGACCCGGACATCCTGGAGGTGGTTCAGGTGCAGGACCTGGACGATCCAGCAGCAATTCTGGCATGGGACCTGGAAGGCCAGGAAGTGGTTTAAGCTCAGGACCTGGGCGACTGGGCAGCGGCTCAGCCACAGGACCTGGAaggccaggcagcagctcaaGCACAGGACCTGGGCAACTGGAAGGTGGCTCAGGCGTGGGGCCCGGAAGGCCGACTGGCAGCTCAAGCACAGGACCTGGGCGaccaggcagcagctcaggcaTGGGACTTAAACGACCGGGCAGCAGCTTGGGCACCGGACCAGGaaggccaggcagcagcacaaatGCGGGACCTGGGCGACCAGGCGGCAGCTTGGGAACAGGACCAGGAAGGCCAGGAATCAGTCCAAGCACAGGAGCCAAGCGACCAGGCAGCAGCTTGGGAGCAGGACCAGGAAGGCCAGGCATTAGCACAAGCGCAGGACCTGGGCGACCAGGCAGTGGCTCAGGTGCAACTGTAAAACCGAAGTGTACTGTCGTGTCAGAGACCATTTCTTCTAAAAACCTAGTCACAAGACCTAGCAATGGACAGATGAATGGAATGAGACCTTTTCAAGGGCATAGACCTGTGCTTCATCCACAAG GTCTTGGAAGACCACCAATTAGTTACAAGAGGCAAAtagaagatgatgatgatgatgatgaatatGACTCTGAAATGGATGACTTCATTGAAGAGGAAGGGGAACCCCAAGAGGAAATATCAAAACATATTCGGGAAATATTTGGCTATGACCggaaaag GTACAAAGATGAAAGTGACTATGCCTTACGTTATatggagagcagctggagagagcaacagaaagaagaagCTAGGAG CTTGAGACTCGGTGTTCAGGAAGACCTCGAGGAATTGAGACGGGAAGAAGAAGAATTGAAACGGAAGAGACAGTCCAAGAAGCTGAGGACACGTTAA